A DNA window from Vigna angularis cultivar LongXiaoDou No.4 chromosome 1, ASM1680809v1, whole genome shotgun sequence contains the following coding sequences:
- the LOC108338983 gene encoding dynamin-related protein 4C has translation MGGGKKRNDNAAVFSQRGNNESLALVHVEQPDALAMVAPIVSSYNERIRPVLDAMENLRRLNIAKEGIQLPSIVVVGDQSSGKSSVLESLAGISLPRGQGICTRVPLIMRLQNHPLPSPELVLEYNGKSIMTDEANVSHAINCATEELAGHGKGISNNPLTLVVKKNGVPDLTMVDLPGITRVPVHGQPENIYDQIKDIIMEYIKPEESIILNVLSASVDFTTCESIRMSQSVDKTGLRTLAVVTKADKSPEGLLEKVTADDVNIGLGYVCVRNRIGDESYEEARIQEAMLFDSHKLLSKIDKSIIGIPVLAQKLVQVQAMSISKTLPEIIKKINEKLANNLSELENLPANLTSVADAMTAFMQIVGLTRETLIKILLRGEFDEYPEERNMHCTARLVEMLDSYSHDLYGDETMQFLMDEIQVLEEAKWIGLPNFMPRIAFLTILQKKVRGIRNMPIGFVENVWDYLEDVLITVITRHCHNYYQLLVSAKRAAQVLISKKKQNSSNHVKEAIEMETYTDYTCNSEFSQEYNRLMSQQEAFVNEVLSQQQPLHVNLEGVGRIDVAHLRQYPLSVLNQAFDLKVRMISYWKIVQKRLIDTIALHLMLSIHRLVNCDLQKEIVKDLLSPSGGGIERLLEESPSIAGKRERLSRSVRVLRESKVTVGNIIDSIGNYADF, from the coding sequence ATGGGTGGAGGAAAAAAGCGTAACGATAATGCTGCTGTTTTTTCTCAACGTGGTAATAATGAGTCACTTGCCTTAGTCCATGTAGAACAACCAGATGCTCTTGCCATGGTTGCACCAATTGTGTCTTCGTACAATGAGAGGATACGTCCAGTTCTGGATGCTATGGAAAATCTAAGGCGTCTTAACATTGCAAAGGAGGGAATTCagcttccttccattgtagTTGTTGGTGATCAATCATCTGGGAAGTCCAGTGTTCTTGAATCCTTGGCTGGTATTAGCTTGCCACGTGGCCAAGGTATTTGTACTAGGGTACCCTTGATCATGAGGCTCCAAAACCATCCTCTCCCAAGTCCAGAGCTTGTGTTGGAGTACAATGGAAAAAGCATCATGACCGATGAAGCAAACGTCTCTCATGCCATCAATTGTGCAACCGAAGAGCTTGCTGGCCATGGCAAAGGGATTTCAAATAACCCCTTGACTTTAGTGGTGAAGAAGAATGGTGTTCCGGATCTCACAATGGTTGATCTTCCTGGTATAACCCGGGTTCCTGTTCACGGGCAACCTGAGAATATTTATGACCAGATCAAGGACATTATCATGGAGTACATAAAGCCAGAAGAAAGTATCATCTTGAATGTTCTTTCTGCCAGTGTTGATTTCACTACTTGTGAGTCCATTAGGATGTCTCAGAGCGTTGACAAAACTGGGTTGAGAACATTGGCTGTGGTGACAAAGGCTGATAAGTCTCCAGAGGGATTGCTAGAGAAAGTGACTGCTGATGACGTCAACATCGGTTTGGGTTATGTTTGTGTCAGAAACAGAATCGGTGATGAGTCTTATGAGGAGGCTCGAATTCAAGAAGCGATGCTTTTTGATTCTCATAAATTGCTCTCGAAAATCGATAAGTCTATTATTGGAATTCCAGTTTTGGCTCAGAAACTGGTTCAAGTCCAGGCCATGAGCATTTCAAAAACTCTTCCTGAGATCATTAAAAAGATCAATGAGAAACTGGCAAATAATTTGTCGGAGTTAGAAAATTTGCCAGCAAACTTGACTTCGGTGGCTGACGCCATGACTGCATTTATGCAAATTGTAGGACTGACGAGGGAAACACTCATAAAAATTCTTCTCAGAGGAGAATTTGATGAGTATCCTGAGGAAAGAAACATGCATTGCACTGCTAGATTGGTGGAGATGTTAGATTCTTACTCGCATGATCTTTATGGTGATGAGACCATGCAATTTCTTATGGACGAGATACAGGTGTTAGAAGAAGCAAAGTGGATTGGACTTCCGAATTTTATGCCTCGCATTGCGTTTCTCACTATTCTGCAGAAGAAAGTCCGTGGTATTAGAAATATGCCTATAGGCTTTGTTGAAAATGTGTGGGACTATCTGGAGGATGTGTTGATTACCGTTATCACTCGTCATTGTCATAACTACTATCAGCTTTTGGTATCTGCAAAGCGTGCTGCCCAAGTTCTAATATCCAAGAAGAAGCAAAATTCAAGTAATCATGTTAAAGAAGCAATTGAAATGGAAACATACACGGATTACACGTGTAATTCTGAGTTTTCACAAGAATACAATAGGCTAATGTCTCAGCAAGAAGCATTTGTGAATGAAGTTTTGAGTCAGCAACAGCCATTGCATGTGAATCTGGAAGGTGTGGGAAGAATTGATGTTGCTCATCTGAGACAATACCCACTTTCTGTTCTTAATCAAGCATTCGACCTTAAAGTGAGGATGATTTCATACTGGAAAATAGTTCAGAAAAGGCTAATAGATACAATAGCCTTGCATCTGATGCTAAGTATCCATCGTCTTGTTAACTGTGATTTGCAGAAAGAGATTGTGAAAGATCTGTTATCACCAAGTGGTGGTGGGATTGAGAGGCTGTTGGAGGAGTCGCCTTCCATCGCTGGGAAGCGGGAAAGGCTGTCTAGAAGTGTGAGAGTGCTCAGAGAGAGCAAGGTAACCGTTGGAAATATAATAGACAGCATCGGAAACTATGCtgatttttaa